A DNA window from Sediminitomix flava contains the following coding sequences:
- a CDS encoding bifunctional nuclease family protein, with protein MDKVKLKILGLSPSHTQSGSFALVLGETEGNRRLPIIIGMFEAQAIALEMEQIVANRPMTHDLFKAFALEFNIHIEEIIISNLKEGVFYATIRCADENGKVTEMDARPSDAVALAVRFKAPIFAAETVLKEAGIRLDELEEEEEVDDLTEEIESEPTVEAYQESAPIQEFSKEDLKKLPTEQLRQMMEKAIEKEDYERAATIRDELSKRG; from the coding sequence TTGGACAAGGTAAAACTTAAGATTCTAGGATTATCTCCGAGTCATACACAGTCTGGCTCCTTTGCATTGGTATTAGGAGAAACGGAAGGCAACAGAAGACTCCCTATCATTATAGGTATGTTTGAAGCTCAAGCAATAGCTCTAGAGATGGAGCAAATTGTGGCAAACCGACCGATGACACATGACTTATTCAAGGCGTTTGCCCTAGAATTCAACATTCATATAGAAGAAATCATTATTTCGAACCTCAAAGAAGGGGTTTTTTATGCTACAATTCGTTGCGCAGACGAAAATGGCAAAGTAACAGAAATGGATGCTAGACCTTCTGATGCTGTGGCATTAGCTGTTCGATTTAAAGCACCGATCTTTGCTGCTGAAACAGTTCTTAAAGAAGCTGGTATCAGATTAGATGAGTTAGAAGAAGAGGAAGAGGTTGACGACCTTACTGAAGAGATAGAATCTGAACCAACTGTTGAAGCTTACCAAGAATCTGCTCCGATTCAAGAATTTTCTAAAGAGGACTTGAAGAAACTTCCTACTGAGCAACTTCGTCAGATGATGGAGAAAGCCATCGAAAAAGAAGACTACGAAAGGGCTGCTACAATCAGAGATGAATTAAGTAAAAGAGGATAA
- the gpmI gene encoding 2,3-bisphosphoglycerate-independent phosphoglycerate mutase, with amino-acid sequence MNKKAILMILDGWGHATDKSVSAIDAANTPFIDSLYKKYKNSELEASGLAVGLPEGQMGNSEVGHMNLGAGRVVYQMLVRINKAVEDGSIAKIDKLVEAFDYAKANGKKVHFMGLVSDGGVHSHINHLKGLLTAANDAGVEDVFVHAFTDGRDCDPMSGKGFIEDLNAHIANTTGKLATLIGRYYSMDRDNRWERVKLAYDVMVKAEGTVVADAAAGIQASYDEGVTDEFIKPMVIEGVDGKIEEGDVVICFNFRTDRGREISQALTQIDYPEQDMKALDVKYITMTKYDDKFKNVGVLFEKENITKTLGEVLEAAGKKQIRIAETEKYPHVTFFFSGGREEEFEGEKRLLCPSPKVATYDLKPEMSAEDIRDAIIPELQKGEADFVCLNFANPDMVGHTGVFEAAIKACETVDACAKAVIETGLDNGYSTFVIADHGNSDMMKNPDGSPNTAHTTNLVPCIFVDPDFDGEIKDGKLGDMAPTILKVVGVDQPEEMTGECLI; translated from the coding sequence ATGAATAAAAAAGCTATTCTGATGATCCTTGACGGGTGGGGTCATGCAACTGACAAATCCGTTTCAGCTATCGACGCAGCGAACACTCCTTTTATTGATTCTCTTTACAAAAAATATAAAAACTCTGAACTTGAGGCATCAGGCCTAGCGGTAGGTCTTCCTGAAGGACAAATGGGTAACTCTGAGGTAGGTCACATGAACTTGGGTGCAGGTCGTGTGGTATACCAAATGTTGGTTCGTATCAACAAAGCTGTTGAGGATGGATCAATTGCAAAGATTGACAAATTAGTAGAAGCATTTGACTATGCGAAAGCTAATGGTAAGAAGGTTCACTTCATGGGACTTGTTTCTGATGGTGGTGTTCACTCTCACATCAATCACTTGAAAGGTCTTCTGACAGCAGCAAATGATGCTGGTGTTGAAGATGTTTTCGTACATGCTTTCACTGACGGTCGTGATTGTGACCCTATGTCAGGTAAAGGATTCATCGAAGACTTGAATGCGCACATCGCGAATACAACAGGTAAATTGGCTACATTGATTGGTCGTTACTACTCAATGGACCGTGATAACCGTTGGGAGCGTGTGAAGTTGGCTTATGATGTGATGGTAAAAGCTGAAGGTACTGTTGTTGCAGATGCAGCTGCTGGTATCCAAGCTTCTTATGACGAAGGCGTAACTGACGAATTCATCAAGCCAATGGTAATCGAAGGTGTAGATGGTAAAATTGAAGAAGGCGATGTAGTAATCTGCTTCAACTTCCGTACTGACCGTGGTCGTGAGATTTCTCAAGCGCTAACGCAAATTGATTACCCAGAGCAAGATATGAAAGCATTGGATGTAAAATACATCACAATGACTAAATATGATGATAAGTTCAAGAATGTAGGTGTTCTTTTCGAGAAAGAAAATATCACTAAAACTCTTGGAGAGGTATTGGAAGCAGCTGGTAAAAAACAAATCCGTATTGCTGAAACTGAGAAATACCCTCACGTTACATTCTTCTTCTCAGGAGGACGTGAAGAGGAGTTTGAAGGTGAAAAGCGTTTGCTTTGTCCATCTCCAAAAGTGGCTACTTATGATCTAAAACCGGAAATGAGTGCTGAAGATATTCGTGATGCAATCATTCCTGAGTTACAAAAAGGTGAAGCGGACTTTGTATGTTTGAACTTCGCAAACCCAGATATGGTAGGCCACACAGGTGTGTTTGAAGCAGCTATCAAAGCATGTGAAACTGTTGACGCTTGTGCAAAAGCAGTTATCGAGACAGGTTTGGATAATGGATATTCTACATTCGTGATTGCTGACCACGGTAACTCAGATATGATGAAGAATCCTGACGGATCTCCAAACACAGCTCATACAACGAACTTGGTACCATGTATCTTTGTTGATCCTGATTTTGATGGAGAGATCAAAGATGGTAAGTTAGGTGATATGGCTCCTACAATCTTGAAAGTAGTTGGAGTAGATCAGCCAGAAGAAATGACAGGAGAGTGTTTGATCTAA
- a CDS encoding nucleoid-associated protein — MTKALDFGSVKLKHLALHKVGNKIQEEDLELSDFELEVEENSPLHKSLMAYFLKPFREGGYYHFTDESEDLNLNEMFGFSRRLFNDPFEQFMPQSREIAKHLYNTSTHPNIKGGEFYVAYLEDCIVDGEVVNAIGLFKTENKEKFLKVKDQKTGAWAIVQDEGANVKKLDKGCLIFNFEEEKGFKICLKDSPSKNVEAQYWKESFLRLKKREDSFFHTQNYLNICKEFVEDVFNEEHNVERPQQMDMLNRSMKFFTENEDFNIVEFENSVMEEPEVIDAFQEYKDQYKEKNEVPVFDEFKISSTAVKKSRKDFKSVIKLDKKIQINVAGNEEHIEKGFDDEKGMSYYIVYYNEEE; from the coding sequence ATGACAAAAGCATTAGACTTTGGTAGCGTAAAGCTCAAACATCTTGCTCTTCATAAAGTAGGAAACAAAATACAGGAAGAAGATTTAGAGTTGTCAGACTTTGAATTGGAAGTTGAAGAAAACAGTCCACTACACAAAAGTCTGATGGCTTATTTCTTGAAACCATTCCGAGAAGGAGGATATTATCACTTTACAGATGAGTCTGAGGACTTGAACTTGAATGAAATGTTCGGTTTTTCAAGAAGACTTTTCAATGATCCATTTGAGCAATTTATGCCACAATCTCGTGAGATTGCAAAGCATCTTTACAATACTTCAACACATCCAAATATCAAAGGCGGTGAGTTTTATGTGGCTTACCTAGAAGATTGTATTGTAGATGGAGAAGTGGTAAATGCGATCGGTTTATTTAAGACAGAAAATAAAGAGAAGTTTCTGAAAGTTAAAGATCAGAAGACAGGAGCGTGGGCCATTGTTCAAGATGAAGGGGCAAATGTAAAGAAACTTGATAAAGGCTGTTTGATCTTTAATTTTGAAGAAGAAAAAGGTTTTAAAATCTGTCTGAAAGATAGTCCTTCTAAAAATGTAGAGGCACAATATTGGAAAGAAAGCTTCTTGAGATTGAAAAAGAGAGAAGATAGTTTTTTCCATACTCAAAACTACCTAAACATCTGTAAGGAGTTTGTAGAGGATGTTTTCAATGAAGAACATAATGTAGAGCGTCCTCAGCAAATGGATATGTTGAATCGTTCAATGAAATTTTTTACTGAAAATGAAGATTTCAATATTGTAGAGTTTGAAAACTCTGTAATGGAAGAGCCTGAGGTAATTGATGCTTTCCAAGAATACAAAGATCAGTATAAAGAAAAAAATGAGGTTCCTGTCTTTGATGAATTCAAGATCAGTTCTACTGCAGTGAAGAAATCAAGAAAAGACTTTAAGTCTGTGATTAAACTGGATAAGAAAATCCAAATAAATGTGGCAGGGAATGAAGAACACATCGAAAAAGGTTTTGATGACGAAAAAGGTATGAGCTATTACATAGTTTATTACAACGAAGAAGAATAG
- a CDS encoding outer membrane beta-barrel protein: protein MKKLFYFLILFLMSHLASSQDRQGLSFSFSPVKSTVRYFEALDGAASTDGKSAKLFGVNYHLFLGKKFALRSGLNYGEHILEITPAFTGEDRPSYDIEVILYSIPVYLDYSFNKYFYMGAGALFDFEFNGSSDRGLDDQTGIGFGGHLGTKYQIWKIFAFAEGFVRAHSIFPQAKTNHQEHLMERGFNFGIGYTF, encoded by the coding sequence ATGAAAAAACTTTTTTACTTTCTGATACTATTTTTAATGTCTCACTTAGCTTCTTCACAAGACCGTCAAGGATTATCATTTAGTTTTTCACCTGTTAAGAGTACTGTAAGGTATTTTGAAGCATTAGATGGTGCTGCAAGTACTGATGGTAAGTCTGCAAAATTGTTTGGTGTAAACTATCATCTATTTTTAGGGAAGAAATTCGCTTTGAGGAGTGGATTGAATTATGGAGAACATATTTTAGAAATAACGCCAGCTTTTACAGGAGAAGATCGACCTTCATATGATATAGAAGTGATTCTTTATTCTATACCTGTCTACTTAGATTATTCATTCAATAAATATTTTTACATGGGAGCTGGAGCTTTATTCGACTTTGAATTTAATGGATCTTCGGATAGAGGTTTAGACGATCAAACAGGAATTGGCTTTGGCGGACATTTGGGAACAAAATACCAGATATGGAAGATTTTTGCTTTTGCAGAAGGATTTGTAAGAGCTCATTCTATTTTTCCTCAAGCAAAAACAAATCATCAAGAACACTTGATGGAAAGAGGGTTTAATTTTGGCATTGGATATACGTTCTAA
- a CDS encoding type 1 glutamine amidotransferase: MNNRHFHYFQHVPFEGLGCIEDWIIDKGYKLSSTNFFENAKLPNLDELDCLIVMGGPMGIYDYGKYPWLKEEKEFIKAAISANKKVIGICLGAQLIADVLGAEVYPNQEKEIGWLNLYKESEHPILSDFDKEFTAFHWHGDTFDLPKNSKRLFHSTVCKNQAYLYNEKVLGLQFHFEATESSVAEIVKNCADELIPAPYVQSAESILVEKRYFQANNERMFKLLDYLDQI, translated from the coding sequence ATGAATAACAGACACTTTCATTATTTTCAACACGTTCCTTTTGAGGGTTTAGGATGTATTGAAGATTGGATTATCGATAAAGGATATAAATTAAGCTCAACTAATTTTTTTGAAAATGCTAAACTCCCAAATCTTGACGAGTTAGATTGCTTGATTGTGATGGGAGGGCCTATGGGTATTTATGACTATGGAAAATATCCTTGGCTAAAAGAAGAAAAAGAGTTTATCAAAGCAGCAATATCTGCAAATAAAAAAGTAATTGGAATTTGTTTAGGGGCACAATTAATTGCTGATGTATTAGGCGCTGAAGTTTATCCAAATCAAGAAAAAGAAATTGGTTGGTTAAATCTCTACAAAGAATCTGAACACCCAATTCTATCAGATTTTGATAAGGAGTTTACTGCTTTCCATTGGCATGGTGATACTTTCGATTTACCTAAAAATTCAAAGAGACTTTTTCATTCTACAGTCTGTAAGAATCAAGCATATTTATATAATGAAAAGGTCTTGGGGCTACAGTTTCACTTTGAAGCAACAGAAAGTTCTGTAGCTGAAATTGTAAAAAATTGTGCTGATGAACTCATTCCTGCTCCTTACGTTCAGAGTGCCGAATCTATTCTAGTAGAGAAAAGGTATTTCCAAGCCAATAATGAGCGAATGTTTAAGTTATTAGACTATCTCGATCAAATATAA
- a CDS encoding TonB-dependent receptor, with product MRIFRYLFFPILFFGLQASAIAQFAVIEGYITDTTNQAIPYVNISVEGTSRGTQSTDKGFYQLRVPAEVEITVIFSHTNFKPTKKSLTLEKKQRQNLSVRLLPEVKLLEEVEVNSALDQTRDQAGSLTLDGEDIKKVPTAFMDFNQQLVTGGLGVTSNNELSSSYRVRGGNFDENLVYVNDIQVYRPFLVRSGQQEGLSFVNPDMVDHVNFSAGGWQSKYGDKLSSNLDITYKTPKEFSAVAVLSLLNNSLELEGSTKNNRISYMIGFRNKNSEYLLNTLDTQGEYLPRYIDVQSFVNFKLGKKGDENRTTLSVLSSFAQNRYKTAPQTRTTEFGTLNSAMKFTVAFDGTEQLNYDTFQGGLKLQHHFSDNFTTKVITSGMTTKEREYIDLESFYRISDVQTDLSSGEEKETVLGIGTEYAYARNQLNAYILTSEIRNEWQITDQLISEFGVRYDHENIDDKINEYAFIDSAGYVTEYKDVINAKNQVKSDRLSAYYQHSHFWDKHQLIYGLRMNYWNYSNETVWSPRVQYSFKPEWEKDIVWRASTGIYHQPAFYREMRYPDGSLNENIKAQSSAHAILGFDYNFTQWGRPFKLIVESYYKYLWNLIPYEVDNVRLKYQGENNAIGHILGTDIRVSGEFIPGAESWLGLSILTAREKIEGVDKGWVRRPSDQRITFNMFFQDHLPNNPTIRMYLRAMYGSGLPYGIPGDIENRNAYSANTDYQRVDIGFSKIFEFKESDAFMESIWVGVEVLNLLGSNNNLSFTWVDTIDGFQVAVPNSLSQRFYNLKMILRY from the coding sequence ATGAGGATTTTTCGATATCTATTTTTTCCCATTTTATTTTTCGGCTTACAAGCTAGTGCTATAGCCCAATTTGCAGTAATTGAAGGTTATATAACCGATACTACAAATCAGGCTATTCCGTATGTAAATATTTCAGTAGAAGGAACCTCAAGAGGAACACAATCTACCGACAAAGGTTTTTATCAACTTCGTGTGCCTGCTGAAGTTGAGATTACTGTTATTTTTTCGCACACTAACTTTAAGCCCACAAAAAAAAGTCTGACCCTTGAAAAAAAGCAAAGGCAAAATCTCTCTGTTAGGCTTTTACCTGAGGTCAAACTTCTTGAAGAAGTTGAAGTAAACTCTGCATTAGATCAAACAAGAGATCAAGCTGGAAGTCTTACTCTTGATGGAGAAGATATAAAAAAAGTACCTACTGCTTTTATGGACTTCAACCAACAATTAGTCACAGGAGGATTGGGAGTAACTTCAAATAATGAATTATCATCTAGCTATCGGGTAAGAGGTGGAAATTTTGATGAGAATTTGGTTTACGTAAATGACATTCAGGTTTACAGGCCTTTCTTAGTCAGATCGGGACAGCAAGAAGGCTTAAGCTTTGTCAATCCAGATATGGTTGATCACGTAAATTTCTCCGCTGGTGGCTGGCAAAGTAAATACGGAGATAAACTTTCTTCTAACCTTGATATCACCTATAAAACACCTAAGGAATTTAGCGCTGTGGCTGTTTTGAGCCTTCTGAACAATAGCCTTGAGCTAGAAGGCAGTACAAAAAACAACCGTATTTCATATATGATAGGATTCAGAAATAAAAACTCTGAATATCTTCTCAATACACTGGATACACAAGGAGAATACCTTCCTAGATACATTGATGTACAATCTTTTGTAAACTTCAAACTAGGTAAAAAAGGGGATGAAAATCGCACAACACTTAGTGTTCTAAGTTCATTTGCACAAAATAGATATAAAACTGCACCTCAAACTCGAACTACGGAATTTGGAACCTTGAATTCCGCAATGAAATTTACGGTAGCTTTCGACGGGACTGAGCAATTGAACTATGACACTTTTCAAGGCGGATTAAAACTACAACATCACTTTTCTGATAACTTCACCACGAAAGTCATTACCTCTGGGATGACTACAAAAGAAAGGGAATACATAGATCTAGAAAGTTTCTATCGTATCTCTGATGTGCAAACAGACTTAAGCTCTGGTGAAGAAAAAGAAACAGTTTTAGGTATTGGAACAGAATATGCATATGCTCGAAATCAACTAAATGCCTATATTCTTACTTCTGAAATTAGGAATGAATGGCAAATTACAGATCAGTTAATCTCTGAATTCGGTGTACGCTATGATCATGAAAATATAGATGACAAGATCAATGAATATGCTTTCATAGATTCTGCAGGATATGTCACTGAATATAAAGACGTCATCAATGCAAAAAATCAAGTCAAAAGCGATCGCTTGAGTGCTTATTACCAACACTCTCACTTTTGGGACAAACATCAACTCATTTATGGCCTCAGAATGAATTACTGGAATTACTCTAACGAAACTGTTTGGAGCCCAAGGGTTCAGTATTCCTTCAAACCTGAATGGGAAAAGGATATTGTTTGGAGAGCTTCAACAGGTATTTACCACCAACCTGCATTTTATAGAGAAATGCGATACCCTGATGGTTCTTTAAATGAAAATATCAAAGCTCAATCTTCAGCCCACGCAATTCTTGGTTTTGATTATAATTTCACTCAATGGGGACGTCCTTTCAAGTTAATTGTTGAAAGTTACTATAAATATTTATGGAACTTGATTCCTTATGAAGTAGATAATGTTCGCCTCAAATATCAGGGTGAAAATAATGCTATCGGTCACATTCTGGGAACAGACATTCGTGTAAGTGGTGAGTTTATTCCTGGTGCAGAATCATGGTTAGGATTAAGTATTCTCACCGCAAGAGAAAAAATAGAAGGTGTAGATAAAGGTTGGGTCAGAAGACCATCAGATCAAAGAATTACATTCAATATGTTTTTCCAAGATCATTTACCTAATAACCCTACAATAAGAATGTATCTGAGGGCTATGTATGGTTCTGGTTTACCTTATGGTATACCTGGCGACATTGAAAATCGGAATGCTTACTCAGCCAATACAGACTATCAACGTGTTGATATTGGATTCTCCAAAATATTTGAATTCAAAGAAAGTGATGCTTTCATGGAGTCTATTTGGGTAGGAGTTGAAGTTTTAAACCTTCTTGGGTCAAACAATAATCTATCTTTTACTTGGGTTGATACCATTGATGGCTTTCAAGTTGCAGTTCCAAACAGTTTATCTCAACGTTTTTACAACTTAAAAATGATTTTGAGGTATTAA
- the ade gene encoding adenine deaminase, which produces MQKITANLIDIPKQSIYPAEVLFESGRIIEINELPENTELEGYIMPGFVDAHVHIESSMLVPSEFARLAVLHGTVATVSDPHEIANVNGIEGVEFMIENGKKVPLKFYFGAPSCVPATNFETAGANIGPDGIRQLLERDDIVYLAEMMNFPGVIYGDKEVHEKLAIAKELRKPIDGHAPQVRGEDLLKYIDVGISTDHECTTFDEAKEKIQNGMLVQIREGSAAKNYEALHALIDEYASRMMFCTDDMHPNQLIHGHLNKLVARAINDGHELFDVLNMACVNPVLHYNLNVGLLRENDPADFILVKDLTSFDVLQTYIDGELVAQEGQSFIKSVEVKPINKFYSYEVNASDFRIKPESKNLKVILAEDGQLITKAIQESALIENDNVISNSSEDILKLTVVNRYSKEKPAVAFIKGIGLKNGALASSIAHDSHNIIAVGADDESLAKAVNEIMNNQGGVTAFDGEKVHSLALGVAGLMTEADAFEVAKDYEAIVQKTKQLGVNLHDPFMTLSFMALLVIPELKLSDKGLFDGKSFQFTSVFDA; this is translated from the coding sequence ATGCAAAAAATTACTGCAAACTTAATTGACATACCTAAACAAAGTATCTATCCTGCTGAAGTCCTTTTTGAGAGTGGACGTATCATTGAAATCAACGAACTTCCTGAAAATACTGAGCTAGAAGGATACATTATGCCGGGCTTTGTAGATGCTCATGTGCATATTGAAAGTTCGATGCTAGTTCCTTCTGAGTTTGCACGACTAGCAGTATTACACGGGACGGTAGCTACTGTTTCTGACCCTCATGAGATTGCAAATGTAAATGGTATAGAAGGGGTGGAGTTTATGATTGAAAATGGGAAAAAAGTACCATTGAAATTTTACTTTGGAGCACCTTCTTGTGTTCCTGCTACCAATTTTGAGACTGCGGGAGCAAATATTGGCCCCGATGGAATTCGTCAACTTTTAGAAAGAGATGATATTGTCTATTTGGCTGAAATGATGAATTTTCCTGGGGTGATTTATGGAGATAAAGAAGTACATGAAAAATTAGCAATAGCTAAAGAACTCAGAAAGCCAATTGATGGGCATGCGCCACAAGTACGAGGTGAAGATTTACTGAAATATATTGACGTAGGTATATCAACAGATCATGAATGTACAACTTTTGATGAAGCAAAAGAGAAAATCCAAAACGGAATGTTAGTACAAATCCGTGAAGGCAGTGCCGCAAAAAACTATGAAGCTTTACATGCACTAATTGATGAATATGCTTCACGAATGATGTTTTGTACTGATGACATGCATCCCAATCAATTAATTCATGGACATTTGAATAAATTAGTGGCTAGAGCTATTAATGATGGTCATGAACTTTTTGATGTACTAAATATGGCTTGTGTCAATCCTGTGCTTCATTATAACCTGAATGTAGGTTTATTGAGAGAAAATGATCCAGCCGATTTTATTTTAGTAAAAGACCTTACTTCTTTTGATGTTTTACAAACTTATATTGATGGTGAATTAGTTGCTCAAGAAGGACAGTCATTTATAAAGTCAGTAGAAGTTAAGCCAATCAATAAATTCTATAGTTATGAAGTCAATGCTTCAGACTTTAGAATAAAACCAGAAAGTAAAAACTTGAAAGTTATTCTAGCTGAAGACGGACAACTGATCACAAAAGCGATCCAAGAAAGTGCCTTGATTGAAAATGATAATGTGATTTCAAATTCTTCTGAAGATATTCTCAAATTGACAGTCGTAAACCGTTATTCAAAAGAGAAACCAGCAGTTGCTTTCATCAAAGGTATAGGACTTAAAAATGGAGCGTTAGCATCTAGTATAGCACACGATTCCCACAATATTATTGCAGTAGGGGCTGATGATGAATCATTAGCGAAAGCAGTAAATGAAATTATGAATAATCAAGGAGGTGTAACTGCATTTGATGGAGAAAAAGTACATTCTTTGGCGCTAGGAGTAGCAGGTTTGATGACTGAAGCGGATGCTTTTGAAGTGGCTAAAGATTATGAAGCAATCGTACAAAAAACGAAACAACTTGGGGTAAATCTTCATGATCCTTTTATGACTTTATCATTTATGGCATTACTCGTTATTCCTGAATTAAAACTGTCTGACAAAGGATTATTTGATGGAAAAAGCTTTCAGTTTACATCTGTTTTTGATGCTTAA
- a CDS encoding sporulation protein: protein MGFWDKVKQVKNMVTGGAAEVVVLFHENELELGKPFNITIKAQVKDVDLAIDKVYLKLRAEERVEGEGVEIEYEEGETEIEREIIHLRTTTYEDKLMVEGPMTLEAQQVYEWNVQLVIPEDLNGTYKGKFAWHEYALFAGLDAAGNDPDSGWVPFDIF from the coding sequence ATGGGATTTTGGGATAAAGTAAAACAAGTCAAAAATATGGTCACAGGTGGGGCTGCAGAAGTTGTGGTTCTCTTCCATGAAAATGAATTGGAATTAGGTAAGCCTTTTAATATTACAATTAAAGCTCAGGTTAAAGATGTTGATTTAGCCATTGATAAAGTATATCTGAAACTTCGAGCTGAAGAGAGAGTAGAAGGAGAAGGAGTTGAAATTGAATATGAAGAAGGAGAAACTGAAATAGAAAGAGAGATCATTCATCTACGAACTACCACCTATGAAGATAAGCTGATGGTAGAAGGACCAATGACATTAGAGGCACAACAAGTCTATGAGTGGAATGTACAGCTTGTTATTCCTGAAGATTTGAATGGAACTTACAAAGGTAAATTTGCTTGGCACGAATATGCTCTTTTTGCAGGATTAGATGCCGCAGGAAATGATCCAGATTCAGGCTGGGTTCCTTTTGATATTTTCTAA